From Cryptococcus neoformans var. neoformans B-3501A chromosome 6, whole genome shotgun sequence, the proteins below share one genomic window:
- a CDS encoding hypothetical protein (Match to EST gb|CF191493.1|CF191493), whose product MPSESTKDWDKLLAWLEEKHAGFETSLSLRDVPGVVRGLVVTEPAKERSTLLHIPSSAMLNPLTMFAADAASRPPSKGPVYSIPRHLYPRPTHITSSTNSSKRIKTSAASPTTVSTASGESNSHYRQLDTTELLTLHLALSKDPQKRYFSDWQVYLETLPNEFRPWHPLTWVIKPELGAKSPGAADWDWWNTLYEKHISPTMKAKIQDVKRRYEADAALVLDVLRQEEPFKTHCMSTVLTQEDLLWAWLNVNTRSISIPLGLPGPSERMNHTLVPILDMINHSSDSSLNAPRVRQMSTPSPAPRSRSAARRTHRQTPSNDWNSQNPTGYSRNGLHLVPGKIDLRLIAPDREMQKGEEVLFEYGGHSNATLFAEYGFCEVPEGVEDDKWLRLKNGELDVGWIVDELWEEKVKSNGNEEDAAEKQKVLEAIACWGQNTIHTCPGPPHPSHSLLMSLRVLHLPADSPKLPGIQQGYSTYISPPNELATITSLEDICQRVIKESNKRWKALKRLHKDIKVGSEREEGKRTVIDMLMGMCVEDKIIAGKVLERIDAGEDFS is encoded by the exons ATGCCCTCAGAGTCAACTAAGGACTGGGACAAACTTCTCGCCTGGCTCGAGGAAAAACATGCCGGCTTTGAAACTAGCTTGTCTCTCCGCGATGTACCTG GTGTCGTTCGAGGTTTAGTGGTGACTGAACCAGCCAAG GAGAGATCCACCCTCCTTCACATCCCTTCATCGGCCATGCTGAACCCTCTCACTATGTTTGCTGCAGATGCTGCTTCCAGACCGCCTTCAAAGGGACCTGTATACTCTATACCAAGACATCTCTATCCTCGACCTACACATATAACGTCAAGTACCAACTCCTCGAAGCGAATCAAGACTTCAGCCGCGTCACCAACTACTGTCTCGACTGCCAGTGGGGAATCCAACTCTCATTATAGGCAACTTGATACCACTGAGCTTCTAACCCTCCACTTGGCCCTTAGTAAAGATCCTCAAAAACGCTATTTTTCGGACTGGCAAGTATATCTTGAGACACTTCCCAACGAATTCAGGCCTTGGCACCCGTTGACTTGGGTTATCAAGCCGGAATTGGGAGCTAAAAGCCCAGGGGCTGCCGATTGGGATTGGTGGAATACTCTATACGAGAAACATATTTCTCCTACAATGAAGGCTAAAATACAAGACGTGAAACGTCGGTATGAAGCTGATGCTGCCCTCGTGTTAGATGTTTTG CGCCAGGAAGAGCCTTTCAAAACGCATTGCATGTCTACAGTCTTAACCCAGGAGGATCTCCTTTGGGCCTGGCTCAATG TAAATACCCGTTCGATCTCTATTCCCCTTGGTCTCCCCGGTCCCAGTGAACGTATGAATCACACCCTCGTTCCCATTCTTGATATGATTAACCACTCGTCTGACTCTTCTTTAAACGCCCCCCGGGTTCGCCAGATGTCAACACCATCACCGGCGCCGCGCTCTAGGTCAGCCGCTCGTCGGACACATAGACAGACGCCCAGCAACGATTGGAACAGCCAAAACCCAACCGGCTACTCTCGCAATGGATTACATCTTGTCCCTGGTAAAATCGATCTTCGGCTGATTGCCCCTGATCGAGAGATGcaaaagggagaggaggtgtTATTTGAGTACGGTGGACATTCGAATGCCACACTCTTTGCAGAATACGGCTTCTGTGAAGTACCAGAAGGGGTAGAAGATGATAAATGGTTGCGGCTTAAAAACGGAGAGCTGGATGTGGGATGGATTGTGGATGAGCTTTGGGAGGAAAAAGTGAAGAGCAATGGtaacgaagaagatgcagcCGAAAAACAAAAGGTTTTAGAAGCCATCGCCTGTTGGGG GCAAAACACCATCCATACTTGCCCAGGCCCACCCCACCCTTCGCATTCTCTACTCATGAGCCTACGTGTGCTACACCTGCCCGCTGATTCCCCCAAGCTTCCAGGAATTCAACAAGGCTATTCCACCTACATTTCTCCTCCCAACGAGCTTGCTACCATCACTTCACTTGAAGATATATGTCAGAGAGTCATCAAAGAGTCTAATAAGCGATGGAAAGCTTTGAAAAGGCTCCATAAGGACATTAAAGTTGGAAGCGAacgagaggaaggaaagagaacagTCATTGACATGTTAATGGGGATGTGTGTCGAGGACAAGATCATTGCAGGCAAAGTTTTGGAGAGGATAGACGCAGGGGAAGATTTTTCTTAA
- a CDS encoding hypothetical protein (Match to ESTs gb|CF193976.1|CF193976, gb|CF186726.1|CF186726, gb|CF185390.1|CF185390; HMMPfam hit to SNF7, SNF7, score: 222.2, E(): 9.5e-64): MNRIFGTGKAKPKPSLTDAISSTDSRVASLEVKLKKLDAELSVFKTQMSKMREGPGKAAVQQRALRVLKQKRMYESQLGQLQQQTYNMEQAAMTTENLKNTMATVDAMRVANKEMKKQYKGIDIDKIESIHYDMEDLIEQANDIQESLGRSYGVPDEVDETDLQAELDALGLDDEPIGENETPSYLQDAQSLPDFVDSAPLEELQSEQPTAEVAR, translated from the exons ATGAATAGA ATATTCGGCACAGGCAAAGCGAAACCTAAACCTTCCCTCACAGATGCCATCTCTTCC ACCGACTCCCGTGTTGCTTCTCTTGAggtcaagctcaaaaaACTCGATGCCGAATTGTCCGTTTTCAAGACCCAAATGTCCAAGATGCGTGAAGGTCCCGGAAAGGCGGCTGTCCAACAGAGGGCCTTGAGAGTGCTTAAACAGAAAAGGATGTACGAAAGCCAGCTGGGACAACTTCAACAGCAAACATATAATATGGAGCAGGCGGCAATGACCACGGAAAATTTGAAGAACACA ATGGCTACAGTTGATGCCATGCGAGTGGCTAATaaagagatgaaaaagcAATATAAAGGAATTGATATTGATAAGATTGAG AGTATCCATTACGACATGGAAGACCTCATCGAGCAAGCCAACGATATACAAGAATCTCTAGGGAGGAGTTATGGTGTCCCTGATGAAGTTGATGAGACAGATCTCCAGGCTG AGCTCGATGCATTAGGGCTTGACGACGAGCCCATAGGAGAAAATGAAACCCCGAGCTATCTGCAAGATGCTCAATCTTTACCGGATTTCGTCGATTCTGCGCCTCTTGAAGAGCTA CAATCTGAACAGCCGACGGCTGAAGTGGCGAGATAA
- a CDS encoding hypothetical protein (HMMPfam hit to MaoC_dehydratas, MaoC like domain, score: 132.0, E(): 1.3e-36; HMMPfam hit to adh_short, short chain dehydrogenase, score: 411.1, E(): 1.3e-120) produces MAHQQPIPSADSLNFKDLVVLVTGAGSGIGRTYARFFAARGAKVVINDVSAEAAQAVVDEIAKGGGKAIAAPGSVTDGSTIVAQAVKAFGTVHVLINNAGILRDKSFKNMSDQDWDLVIAVHLKGAYSCTKACWPLFRQQKFGRVVNTASAAGLYGNMGQANYSAAKMGLIGFTRTLAREGAKYDIKVNVIAPMAASAMTETIMPPDMLKGLKPEFIAPFVGILTARNGPDVSGRIFELGAGFFSEVRWERSRGAIWKPDDTFTPSAVAEKWAEAQDFKGAEHPLNTEDGDMLSSPPVEFKGKTVIITGSGAGLGRAYALMFGKLGANLVINDLSKENAEKVVQEVKAAGGQAVAAVCSAEEGETIVKAAVDAFGTVHVLVANAGILRDKAFVNMDEKMWDQVIQVHMRGTFKIIKAVWPIFQKQKYGRIITTASPNGIYGTVGQANYSTAKAGIIGLTRTLAIEGSRYGIQVNCIAPRAATAMTATVWPKELMEIFKPETVAPVVGYLAAEGCADTGTFYEVFGGYVAQMRWQRTYGAVFPNDKDISPEDILSKWKEIVTFDDRATNPSSGVEALQQIVENFNNTSSIVHDEVSYEDPDDTEDIKAAKRQEVDPHEYNFSERDVILYNLGLGAKVDELQWVYENSDGFSAIPTFGVIPQFGASHGVDMGNFVPNFNPAKLLHGEQYLKIKAPIPTSGTLVSHARLLEVLDKGKAAAVTFIIDTKDKKTGESIFENQSTVILRGSGGFGGKKNGKDRGAATALNVPPKRKPDAVMEEKTTLDQAAIYRLSGDYNPLHIDPDFASMGGFPKPILHGLCSMGIAGKHVLKTFGSYSDIKVRFAGTVIPGETLVTEMWKEGNKVIFSAKVKERDAPALSNAAVTLIGAEGAVKAKL; encoded by the exons ATGGCTCATCAACAGCCGATCCCCTCGGCGGACAGCCTCAATTTTAAGGATCTCGTGGTATTAGTAACAGGAGCTGGCAGCGGCATAGGGAGAAC GTATGCTCGCTTTTTCGCCGCCCGTGGAGCTAAAGTAGTCATCAACGATGTGTCGGCTGAAGCAGCTCAGGCGGTAGTCGATGAGATCGCGAAAG GCGGTGGAAAGGCTATTGCTGCACCGGGGTCCGTTACAGACGGTAGCACGATTGTTGCTCAGGCTGTGAAGGCTTTCGGTACTGTTCATGTACTTATCAATAACGCTGGCATTCTCC GCGACAAATCGTTCAAGAATATGTCGGATCAGGACTGGGACCTGGTAATTGCGGTACACCTGAAGGGTGCTTACTCTTGTACAAAGGCTTGTTGGCCCTTATTCAGGCAGCAAAAG TTCGGCAGGGTTGTGAACACTGCATCAGCGGCTGGCCTCTATGGCAATATGGGCCAAGCGAACTATTCTGCAGCTAAAA TGGGGTTGATTGGGTTTACTCGAACGCTGGCAAGAGAGGGAGCCAAGTATGACATCAAGGTTAATGTCATTGCTCCC ATGGCAGCGTCTGCCATGACAGAGACTATCATGCCTCCAGATATGCTCAAAGGACTGAAGCCGGAATTCATTGCCCCTTTCGTCGGGATCCTTACAGCCAGAAAT GGCCCAGACGTCAGCGGCCGTATATTCGAATTGGGAGCCGGGTTTTTCTCTGAAGTGAGATGGGAAAGGTCTAGAG GGGCCATTTGGAAACCTGATGACACTTTCACTCCTTCTGCGGTGGCCGAAAAGTGGGCTGAAGCGCAGGACTTTAAGGGAGCCGAGCATCCTCTTAACACCGAAGATGGAGACATGCTC TCCTCTCCGCCGGTGGAATTCAAAGGCAAGACTGTCATTATCACTGGATCAGGTGCTGGACTTGGTCGAGCGTACGCTTTGATGTTCGGGAAGCTTGGCGCAAATCTTGTGATCAATGATCTAAGCAAAGAAAATGCCGAGAAAGTTGTCCAAGAAGTCAAAGCAG CTGGCGGCCAAGCCGTTGCTGCTGTCTGCTCGGCTGAGGAAGGTGAGACTATAGTGAAGGCAGCTGTCGACGCATTTGGCACAGTTCATGTGCTGGTGGCCAACGCTGGTATCTTACGAGACAAGGCTTTTGTCAATATGGACGAGAAGATGTGGGATCAAGTGATTCAGGTCCATATGCGCGGTACCTTCAAG ATTATCAAAGCTGTTTGGCCTATTTTCCAGAAGCAAAAGTATGGGCGAATAATTACCACAGCCTCCCCAAATGGCATCTATGGTACTGTTGGCCAAGCAAACTACTCGACGGCCAAGGCTGGTATTATTGGTCTGACGCGAACACTTGCTATCGAAGGATCACGTTATGGCATTCAGGTTAACTGTATCGCTCCCAGAGCGGCAACCGCCATGACAGCAACGGTCTGGCCCAAAGAGCTTATGGAAATTTTCAAACCCGAGACAGTGGCTCCTGTAGTTGGATATCTCGCGGCTGAAGGATGCGCGGATACCGGCACGTTTTATGAAGTATTCGGCGGCTACGTCGCTCAGATGAGGTGGCAGAGGACATATGGAGCTGTTTTTCCAAATGACAAGGATATCTCCCCGGAGGACATACTCTCCAAATGGAAAGAAATTGTGACATTTGACGATCGCGCTACCAATCCCTCCTCTGGTGTCGAAGCTCTCCAGCAAATCGTCGAGAATTTCAACAATACAAGTTCCATCGTTCATGATGAGGTATCGTATGAGGATCCCGACGACACTGAAGACATCAAGGCGGCAAAGAGACAGGAGGTGGACCCTCATGAGTACAACTTCTCCGAACGGGATGTTATACTGTACAATCTTGGTCTCGGAGCGAAAGTCGATGAACTGCAATGGGTGTATGAGAATTCTGATGGATTTTCT GCCATTCCCACCTTTGGTGTCATTCCTCAATTCGGCGCTTCTCATGGGGTAGACATGGGTAATTTCGTCCCTAACTTCAACCCAGCCAAGCTGCTTCACGGAGAACAATATCTCAAAATTAAAGCCCCTATCCCCACGAGCGGGACACTAGTCAGTCATGCTAGGCTTCTTGAGGTTCTCGATAAGGGGAAGGCTGCAGCTGTGACCTTCATTATCGACacaaaagacaagaagacaGGTGAAAGTATCTTTGAAAACCAGAGCACTGTCATTTTGAGGGGTAGTGGCGGATTCGGTGGAAAAAAGAACGGTAAAG ATCGTGGTGCTGCCACAGCTCTTAATGTCCCACCTAAGAGGAAACCCGACGCCGTTATGGAAGAAAAAACCACACTAGACCAAGCTGCCATATATCGCTTGTCCGGCGATTACAACCCTCTTCACATTGACCCTGACTTTGCAAGTATGGGTGGCTTCCCCAAGCCTA TTCTTCACGGTCTTTGTTCCATGGGCATCGCTGGCAAGCATGTCCTTAAGACGTTTGGGTCATACTCAGATATCAAAGTTAGATTCGCCGGTACCGTCATACCTGGTGAGACCCTCGTTACCGAGAtgtggaaagaggggaaCAAAGTCATTTTCT CTGCCAAAGTTAAAGAACGGGATGCGCCTGCTTTAAGCAATGCTGCTGTTACTCTCATAGGGGCAGAGGGGGCTGTGAAGGCGAAGTTGTAA
- a CDS encoding hypothetical protein (Match to EST gb|CF188007.1|CF188007) yields MSSHSENTDWEMSVVDDPLEEATNLESTFYSEGYDSGHAHGRLHGLFEGRELGKEKAWELWEEVGYYEGWAEMWIELLGTKVALATEGRSRKGKEARTLGHAQTLLELIKTFPITNPTPSDGSDAVPQSAATGEDISSPSSVSANDLGSLLSLIRARYRLLCASLSVRPRLASAVIVEANPGSGAAAAASSGIVDDGQSAEGVVQGIEGPMKGVDTRQLRF; encoded by the exons ATGAGCAGCCATTCAGAAAATACCGATTGGGAAATGAGTGTGGTGGATGACCCTTTGGAAGAGGCTACCAATCTTGAGTCAAC ATTCTACTCTGAAGGTTATGACTCTGGACATGCCCATGGTCGCCTGCATGGTCTTTTTGAAGGTCGCGAACtaggcaaggaaaaggcctGGGAGCTATGGGAAGAGGTAGGGTACTACGAGGGCTGGGCAGAGATGTGGATTGAGCTTCTGGGTACAAAAGTGGCATTAGCTACCGAAGGCCGCAGTcggaagggaaaggaagctAG GACATTGGGACATGCGCAGACTCTGTTAGAGTTGATAAAGACATTCCCCATTACCAATCCGACACCATCCGACGGGTCAGACGCTGTTCCTCAATCGGCTGCCACTGGCGAAGACATTTCCTCCCCGTCCTCCGTGTCTGCAAACGATTTGGGGTCCCTCCTGTCCCTCATTCGGGCTCGATACCGTCTCCTCTGTGCTTCGCTCTCTGTTCGACCTCGCCTTGCCAGCGCTGTGATTGTAGAGGCCAATCCGGGGTCTGGtgcagctgctgctgcgtCATCGGGAATCGTGGATGACGGACAATCCGCGGAAGGGGTTGTGCAGGGTATTGAGGGCCCGATGAAAGGAGTGGATACAAGGCAGTTGAGATTTTGA
- a CDS encoding hypothetical protein (HMMPfam hit to IKI3, IKI3 family, score: 346.1, E(): 4.7e-101), with the protein MSFLVDSGIKAAAWSPDDEQLVLVTGDDMLVCMTRNFDVIHEEPLRSEDFGQDKFINVGWGSRSTQFHGSLGKSAARQPADPARPVAHPTDHGLPVISFRGDAAFFAVSSLDPYPDGSGQARRQVRIYARDASSGFQPKLSATSESLPGLEPALAWRPSGNLISTMVRYGYHGGGEGREGRWDVAMLERNGLRHGGFELREDKGDWEDGTVRGLGWNSDSEILAVWIERKERDVLQLWSMKNYHYYLKQELYSHDTQKPRFRGFKWHPEDPLSLYIICQDSIQHRTFTWDTFAARLPMPHDTASVAVIDGTRLLLTPFRTQNTPPPMSSYHLALPSTPVHACLSSWEDTAAAVFANGHVMVWKLNTRLPSPAPGSKLKRGGQVAEPVIVLEKKVDGKRVIRNLALGPRGRVAVLSLAVDADGPAEQSGRVNVFGGGEGEQDEEFEVESGVESILWTDQGNVLVLNGQKRLEEPIDLTLPSQPTSVLLSGHLLFTLSPTSKLHMTALTPFAAHPTSLSLSQQPVTSFTLTSSFLIYTTTAHFAHFAPLVTLERLANGDDGAGGSGSEMKWEERRVERGAKIVVASESEMSLVLQATRGNLETVYPRPMVLQVVKRDVLAQVFGAYRAAFLTCRKHRLDLNLLYDLDPEKFMANLETFVENVHEVDYLNLFISSLKQAVYGDQARDQARDTPPTIPAAKDKVNTICDSLRILLEARGLETYVESILTTHVCKIPADYESGLRVLLQLQADHPEIVEDAIKYIIFLSDVNKLYDVALGMYNFQLVLMIAQYSQKASFLPPNGNLDPKEYLPFLRELRALGKWDQRFKIDDHLERRESALANLKQAGPERFEDAASYLAKYELYDTAFKLYNDDQEKLTVIRDLYGDYLYDRREYTDSALSYLIANKPQKALKAYERAHAWRELFALAKKEGLSKQSLDEMIERVTDYLGSRGRHLEASQIFIEYSSDVDSAVDTCCRGAEFSEAYRLTSIHDRSDLVEAMIHPGLEEAHEALIEVFEEMDGQLDKETRRLKELNEIREKDYDAFYIVEREIDIEGVDVATNATTVASAFTRYTVAPSTMFSQTTRMTGQTAKSKRGKKRATGRRGTVDEWEYLVMSIGRLLARVDEKSAEALILLRHLLLASSDHVALAQSLQNTIISFRTKLSNALDEAWQDRDAVLKEVVESGGSGLEGALEKSLGEIKPQVGEWKGMGLLLSN; encoded by the exons ATGTCTTTTCT CGTCGACAGCGGCATCAAGGCTGCTGCCTGGTCGCCCGACGACGAGCagctcgtcctcgtcaCCGGCGACGACATGCTCGTCTGCATGACCAGGAATTTCGATGTCATCCACGAAGAGCCGCTGCGATCAGAAGACTTTGGACAGG ACAAATTCATCAACGTCGGCTGGGGATCCAGGTCGACCCAGTTCCACGGCTCTCTCGGCAAGTCCGCCGCCCGCCAGCCCGCCGACCCCGCCCGCCCAGTCGCCCACCCGACCGACCATGGTCTCCCCGTCATCTCGTTCCGCGGCGACgccgccttcttcgccgtCTCGTCGCTCGACCCCTACCCGGACGGGTCCGGCCAGGCAAGGCGCCAGGTCAGGATATACGCCCGCGACGCCTCGTCAGGTTTCCAGCCCAAACTGTCAGCCACCTCGGAATCCCTGCCCGGCCTGGAACCCGCCCTCGCATGGCGACCGAGCGGGAacctcatctccaccatgGTCCGGTACGGCTACCACGGCGGCGGAGAAGGTCGGGAAGGCAGGTGGGATGTGGCCATGCTGGAGAGAAACGGATTGCGGCATGGCGGTTTCGAGCTGAGAGAGGACAAGGGAGATTGGGAAGACGGGACGGTCAGGGGATTGGGGTGGAATTCTGATTCAGAAATACTGGCCGTCTGGATCGAgcggaaggagagggatgTCT TGCAACTATGGTCCATGAAAAACTACCACTACTATCTCAAGCAGGAACTCTACTCTCACGATACGCAAAAACCCAGGTTCAGAGGGTTCAAATGGCACCCGGAAGACCCCCTATCTCTCTACATCATCTGCCAAG ACTCTATCCAGCACCGCACATTCACATGGGACACCTTTGCCGCCCGTCTACCCATGCCGCACGATACCGCCTCCGTCGCCGTCATCGACGGCACCcgtctcctcctcacccCCTTCCGAACCCAAAACACACCCCCGCCCATGTCCTCCTACCACCTCGCCCTGCCCTCCACCCCTGTACACGCGTGTTTATCCAGCTGGGAAGACACGGCCGCAGCGGTGTTCGCAAACGGCCACGTAATGGTATGGAAACTCAACACGCGGCTGCCTTCGCCTGCACCTGGATCGAAATTGAAAAGAGGCGGCCAAGTCGCAGAGCCGGTGATTGTCCTTGAGAAAAAAGTGGACGGAAAAAGAGTCATCCGCAATCTGGCGCTCGGTCCCCGCGGTCGAGTCGCAGTCCTCAGTCTGGCGGTAGACGCAGACGGTCCCGCCGAGCAAAGCGGGCGCGTGAATGtgtttggaggaggagaaggcgaacaggatgaagagtttgaAGTGGAGAGTGGTGTCGAGAGCATCTTGTGGACTGATCAAGGCAATGTCCTCGTGTTGAACGGGCAAAAGAGACT CGAAGAACCGATCGATCTTACACTTCCCTCCCAACCCACCTccgtcctcctctccgGCCACCTCTTATTCACTCTTTCACCAACATCCAAGCTCCACATGACCGCTCTCACCCCATTTGCGGCCCACCCcacctccctctccctctcccaacAACCAGTCACCTCGTTCACGCTCacgtcttctttcctcatctacaCCACTACCGCTCACTTTGCGCACTTTGCGCCTCTGGTAACATTGGAAAGACTCGCcaatggagatgatggcgcgggcggcagcggcagcGAGATGAAGTGGGAAGAGCGAAGAGTGGAAAGAGGCGCAAAAATCGTCGTGGCCAGTGAGAGCGAAATGAGTTTGGTGCTCCAAGCGACTCGTGGTAATCTCGAGACGGTTTACCCTAGACCCATGGTCTTGCAAGTCGTCAAACGGGATGTTTTGGCGCAAGTCTt CGGAGCGTACCGTGCAGCATTCCTGACGTGCAGGAAACATCGACTGGACCTCAACCTCCTGTACGACCTTGACCCTGAAAAGTTCATGGCCAACTTGGAGACCTTTGTGGAAAACGTTCACGAGGTGGATTACCTCAaccttttcatctcttctctcaaGCAA GCTGTTTATGGTGACCAAGCTCGCGACCAAGCTCGCGATACACCCCCGACCATCCCCGCCGCCAAAGACAAGGTCAACACCATCTGCGACTCGCTCCGTATCCTCCTCGAAGCCCGCGGTTTGGAAACGTACGTGGAGAGTATCCTCACCACCCATGTCTGCAAGATTCCGGCCGATTACGAATCGGGATTGAGAGTCCTTTTGCAATTGCAAG CGGACCACCCGGAGATTGTAGAGGATGCAATCAAGtacatcatcttcctttccgATGTGAACAAGCTCTACGATGTAGCTTTGGGAATGTACAACTTCCAGCTCGTCCTCATGATCGCTCAATATTCTCAAAAGGCAAGTTTCCTCCCCCCTAATGGCAATCTC GATCCGAAAGAGTaccttccctttttgcGAGAACTCCGCGCTCTTGGTAAATGGGATCAACGATTCAAGATTGACGATCATCTCGAAAGACGAGAAAGTGCGTTGGCCAACCTCAAGCAAGCTGGTCCAGAAAGGTTTGAAGATGCAGCATCGTATCTCGCCAAGTATGAGCTGTATGATACCGCATTTAAATTGTACAATGACGATCAAGAAAAATTGACT GTTATCCGTGACCTTTACGGAGACTACCTGTACGACCGCCGAGAGTATACAGATTCTGCGCTTT CATACCTCATCGCGAACAAGCCTCAAAAAGCACTCAAGGCGTACGAGCGTGCGCATGCCTGGCGAGAGTTGTTTGCGttggccaagaaggaaggtttATCAAAGCAGTCTTTGGATGAGATGATTGAGCGTGTCACAG ACTATCTGGGCTCCCGAGGTCGACATTTGGAAGCTTCCCAGATATTCATCGAGTATTCATCCGATGTTGATAGCGCTGTCGATACTTGCTGCCGCGGCGCCGAATTCTCTGAAGCCTACCGCTTGACATCTATCCATGACCGATCGGATCTTGTAGAAGCCATGATTCACCCTGGGTTGGAAGAGGCACATGAAGCGCTCATCGAGgtctttgaagagatggatggacaGCTGGACAAGGAAAcaaggagattgaaggAATTGAACGAGATTCGGGAGAAAGACTATG ACGCATTCTATATCGTGGAGAGGGAGATTGATATTGAAGGCGTGGACGTTGCCACCAATGCTACTACTGTCGCCTCCGCATTCACACGATACACCGTTGCGCCTAGCACAATGTTTTCTCAGACGACTCGAATGACCGG TCAAACGGCCAAGTCAAAGAGGGGCAAAAAGAGGGCTACAGGTCGAAGGGGTACTGTGGATGAGTGGGAATACTTGGTGATGAGTATTGGGCGATTGCTCGCACGCGTAGATGAAAAAAGCG CCGAAGCCCTCATACTCTTACGCCACCTTCTTTTGGCCTCCTCGGACCATGTCGCTCTCGCCCAGTCTCTCCAAAACACCATCATCTCGTTCCGAACAAAGCTTTCCAACGCTTTGGATGAAGCTTGGCAAGATAGAGATGCTGTGCTGAAAGAGGTTGTAGAGAGTGGCGGTAGTGGATTGGAAGGTGCATTGGAGAAAAGCTTGGGAGAGATCAAGCCACAGGTGggagaatggaaaggaaTGGGTCTGTTATTGAGCAATTGA